In Labrus mixtus chromosome 13, fLabMix1.1, whole genome shotgun sequence, a single genomic region encodes these proteins:
- the LOC132987529 gene encoding interleukin-1 receptor-like 2, producing the protein MLTSTLVSPGVSNFTDVPYNITWYDSKGKEIINQTGRVLVLEETLWFLNTTLDDNKEYMTILRTPSGCHKQRLNLTVEQPEAGKRERPTKAHQLLMKDVNGMLSCPLRNYTNKLKSYNITFSIKWYRGCERIEDGTGGYNFLDDTKIMIHKAGPEKNSFYTCTLTFTLAGITGSVSETINATVKGENRDKNCL; encoded by the exons ATGCTGACCAGCACCCTCGTGTCTCCAGGTGTCTCCAACTTCACAGATGTACCTTACAACATCACCTGGTATGACTCAAAGGGgaaagaaataatcaatcagACCGGTCGAGTCCTGGTGCTCGAGGAGACTCTGTGGTTTCTCAATACAACACTGGATGATAACAAGGAATATATGACCATCCTAAG GACCCCCTCTGGGTGCCACAAGCAGCGCTTAAATCTGACCGTAGAGCAACCAGAAGCTGGAAAACGTGAAAGGCCAACAAAAGCTCATCAGTTACTTATGAAGGATGTCAACGGCATGCTGTCCTGCCCTCTGAGGAACTATACTAACAAACTGAAAAGCTACAACATCACTTTCTCCATCAAGTGGTACAGA GGTTGTGAACGAATAGAGGATGGGACAGGAGGGTACAACTTTTTGGATGACACCAAAATAATGATTCACAAGGCAGGtcctgaaaaaaacagtttttacaccTGCACATTGACCTTCACTCTCGCTGGCATTACTGGATCTGTGTCAGAGACTATCAACGCAACGGTCAAAGGTGAGAACAGAGACAAGAACTGCTTATGA